A region from the Arachis ipaensis cultivar K30076 chromosome B01, Araip1.1, whole genome shotgun sequence genome encodes:
- the LOC107606294 gene encoding extensin-like — translation MRKKTISQKPPHEKIYKLHAKQKPSTRSQDRTFTPSPSPPTSPPRSDPMARTKNPSRFLPSAKQTPPPKEPPSKPGSSKPSSSKGKCPTATEPSSKPTQPKTRSVPLRSQRDYEFIPEESPPPSTEGTSISTGQKSALFNVVRDVVQEFVSQSNHMISMSKEQRKLASKPENFLRKSRDRVAVFMKFIDNIQQDEDHATDAEEEANSEETGSDA, via the exons atgaggaagaaaaccatatCTCAAAAGCCTCCTCATGAGAAGATATACAAGCTTCATGCAAAACAAAAACCCTCAACTCGCTCTCAGGACCGAACCTTCACTCCATCTCCTTCTCCCCCTACCTCACCTCCTCGGTCGGATCCCATGGCACGCACTAAGAACCCATCAAGGTTTCTTCCTTCAGCCAAGCAGACGCCACCACCGAAGGAACCTCCATCCAAACCTGGTTCGTCGAAGCCGAGTTCATCGAAAGGGAAATGCCCAACCGCGACTGAACCCTCCTCTAAGCCCACTCAACCTAAGACAAGGTCTGTTCCCTTGCGTTCTCAGAGAG ATTATGAGTTCATTCCTGAGGAATCCCCTCCTCCTTCCACTGAGGGCACTTCCATCTCCACTGGACAAAAATCTGCTCTGTTTAATGTTGTTCGAGATGTAGTCCAAGAGTTTGTCTCCCAATCCAATCACATGATTTCCATGAGTAAGgaacaaaggaagctagcaagcAAGCCTGAGAATTTCCTCCGAAAATCAAGGGATAGAGTGGCTGTATTCATGAAGTTCATTGATAATATTCAACAAGATGAAGATCATGCCactgatgctgaagaggaagctaattcGGAGGAAACTGGTTCAGATGCCTAG